TCTTGCCAAACAGCAAGCAGCGCATTTTGCTGAACTTCGGTCAATTGATGAAATTGATGCTCGGTGAGCAGTCGTCGAGAAGGTTTATGCGTGCGTTGTTGCACAACCGGTGAGCCTTCATATTGTGCCTGACTCAAATTACGCATCACGGTTTCAGGGGCAACGTAAGGCATTGAAGAGGCAGCCAGATCTGCGTCTATAACAAGTTCCAAGGTACGAGCAATACGCGATGCACAATTTTCTGAAAGAAATAAGTAATCGAAATTTTGCCCCAGAATCTCCCACAAATGCAGAATGAGAAATTCGGTATCTGCTTCATTCAGCGCCAATTCATACTGCCATAAATCGCGCATCTCCGACTCGGAATAAATCGCTGAGTTGTGAAAGAAGAGCGCCTCGGAATAGCGTGCTCGGTAACCTCCAAACAAGCCCTTTAATATGTAGGGCACAATACCGTCGTCGCCGGTGTCTGCACCGAAGTTCAGGCTCGTATCAAGCAACGTAATTGGCGTATCACTTTGTGTAATGGGCCCTAAATGCAACAACATGTGGCCGAAGAATGACGCTGGGTTGCCAAGATAGCCAGAAGCAAACATCACACCCACACGATCTTTTTGATGCGCTTCAAGCCATTCATCGCGATTGGAACAAGTTGCTGCTGAATGTATTTCTATTTCATGTGCTCTTAAGAACTGCGCCCTTGCAGGGAATCGACAGGTTGCATGTGTGTTGTCTTCGCCTGCAGGTGCTTGCATTGCTGTAATGGTTGCTAGCAATTCTGCATGTGCGTTGTTTTGCCCGCGGTCACTCAGAAAAAAACGCGTGTCGGCAACCGCACTTCGTGTTTCCCCTTGAAACCAGCCCTCACGTTGATCGAAATGGAGTAACTTCAGCCAAGTACGCGACTCACTCAAGTTGTGGAGCGCTTCGTCGGTTTGTGTCGCAAATGCAGTAGGGAAAACAAAGATAAGAGCTAAAAGGATGATTAAACGCACGGTACTTCAGATCCTAGCGGTAATAGAGCAAACAAAAACGGCGAAGCAAGCTCCGCCGTTTTTACTACAAATATTGTGTGCTAATTAAGCACCGCAATTCGCTGCCACAGCATCGAGGCTGCTGTAATAGCTATATGCCTTGTCTTGATGCGACATTTCTGCATAGTTTGCAGCGCTTGCTACTTCTGCGAGGTCTGCACGTAGCGTACCTACAACTTCCTCAGTTGGAGCACAGCCTACTAAATTAAGCGCTGCATTCAAGTGCTCTCCAGAGCCTTGCGCAGTTTCAATAGCAAGCTGGTCGTAAGAGCTGTCGATCAATAATGCTACGTTCATTAACGTAGTGCCACACTGTTCAGGAGATACTGTTGCAGAAGTGACTGCAGTTGTACCTAAATCCCAGATAATGTTAGAGATTGCAGCAGCAACTCCGTTGTCTGGAAATACCATTGCGCCGATACCGCAATGTTGCCATGGATTCACTTGGGTACCTTGCGCAACCGCCTGCTGAGGCGCCATCATTACACCGGCAGACAAAACACCAGCAACTGCGAGCATGCTTAACTTTTTCATATGAAGTCCTTGATTTGTAATTGTGTATTCCACTTTGCTCTTAACGAGCTTCTCTATACTAAATGACACTAATAGAGAATCGCAATAACTAAATGTTAGTAATTTGTAGTTTTATGTTGTGGATTACTCAACGCCATACTGCTCGCGATACGCGCGCACCTTTTCAAGCATTTCTTCTTGGTTCGGTTGTTCGCTCAGATAGGCAATTAAATCGTTCAAGGTCACAATAGCGATCACTTTGGCCTTGTAGTCACGTTCAACTTCCTGAATAGCGCTGAGTTCGCCTTTGCCTTTTTCTTGCCGGTCGAGCGCAATTAACACGCCTGCCAAGCTCGCGCCATTCGCTTGCACAATATCCATCGATTCGCGAATGGCAGTGCCCGCGGTAATGACGTCGTCGACGAGCATAATGCGACCTTTAAGGTCTGCACCAACAAGGTTGCCGCCTTCACCGTGATCTTTCTTTTCCTTACGATTAAAGCAATAGGGTACGTCTTTACCGTGGTGTTCAAATAGGCTCACCGCTGTGGTAGTGGCAATGGGAATACCTTTATACGCAGGGCCGAACAGTACGTCGAACTCAATGCCGGCGTCTACTAATGCGGCGGCGTAATAACGACCTAGCTTGGCGAGATCCGCGCCAGTATTGAATAAACCTGCATTGAAAAAATAGGGGCTTTTTCGACCGCTCTTTAACGTGAAATCACCAAATTTCAGTACTTCTTTACCGAGGGCAAATTCTATAAATTCGCGTTGGTATGCCTTCATGCGTTTAAAGCCTCTTTCTGAATGTCGTTCAATTCACGTATTGCGTGTTTCGCGAGTTCTACCATGGCATTCATTTCTTCAAAGCTAAACGGTTCGCCCTCGGCGGTGCCTTGAATTTCAATCACTTTCCCGGTATCGGTCATCACCACATTCATGTCGGTTTCTGCTTCTGAATCTTCTGGGTAGTCTAAGTCGGCCACTGGTTGCCCTTTGTACATACCCACTGAAATAGCAGCCACCATACATTTTAATGGGTTCACTTTAACCAGGCCCTTTTTGCGCATAAAGTTAATTGCGTCGACCAATGCCACGCAAGCACCGGTAATCGAAGCTGTGCGTGTGCCGCCGTCGGCTTGGATTACGTCACAGTCTACGGTAATCGTATTTTCGCCTAACGCATTTAAATCAATGGCTGCGCGTAACGAGCGAGCAATTAAACGTTGAATTTCCATCGTGCGCCCGCCTTGTTTTCCGCGTGCGGCTTCTCTGTCTGAGCGTGTGTGCGTTGCGCGCGGTAACATACCGTATTCAGCAGTAATCCAACCTTGGCCTTTACCTTTTAAGAAGCGCGGAACCCCTTCTTGCACGCTGGCGTTACAAAGTACCTTGGTATCGCCGAATTCAATTAACACACTGCCTTCTGCGTGGCGGGTATAGTTGCGAGAAATGGTAATTGGGCGAATTTGATTGCTGGTACGACCGCTAGGACGCATAGGGAAACTCCTTGCTGTGCTGGCTTGGATAAATTTGGGAACAATATTGGGGGCGAATTATAGCATGGAAATAAGTGCAGGTTGTTGAAGAAACCCACGGTAAAGAAAAGTGATATACTGCGCGGCAAATTTATGCGAATTGAAAGGGTAAACACGCATGATCTGCAGCATGACCGCGTATGCACGTGAGGAAATAAAGGGAGATTGGGGTACAGCTGTATGGGAGCTGCGCTCAGTAAATCAACGTTTTTTAGAACCTTATTTTCGCTTGCCAGAGCAATTCCGTGCGTTAGAAATTCCATTACGCGATCGCCTTCGCAAACAACTACAGCGCGGCAAAGTAGAATGTAATTTACGCTTTACCCCAGGCGCTGGCAAAGACACAGCGCTGAAAGTGAATGAAGACATGGCACTTGCTGTGTTGCGCAGCGCCGAATGGATTCAAAGCAAAGGTGCGACTGCTTCTGTCGACCCGCTCGACGTGTTGCGTTGGCCCGGTGTGCTGAGCGGTGAAGAAACCGACATGGACAGCGTGCAAGCTGAACTATTGCAAGGCTTCGAGAAAACTCTACGCAGTTTCATTGAGCACCGCGCCCGTGAAGGCGCCAGTATGCGCAGCTTAATTGAAGAGCGCCTCCACGACATACGTAACAACGTAGCCAAAGTGCGCGAGCACATGCCCACCATTTTACAATGGCAAAGAGAGCGTATTCAAAACCGCTTTGAAGAGGCCAAAGTAGAACTCGACGCCGAGCGCGTAGAGCAAGAAATGGTGCTACTCGCCCAAAAGGTAGACGTAGCCGAAGAGCTCGACCGCCTCGACAGCCACATTAAAGAAACTTTAAGCACGCTCAACAAAGGCGGCGCCTGCGGCCGACGCCTCGATTTTATGATGCAAGAGTTCAACCGCGAAGCCAACACCCTCGGCTCTAAGTCAATCCATACCGACATCACCGCCGCTGCGGTAGAAATGAAGGTGTTGATTGAGCAGATGCGGGAGCAGATCCAAAATATAGAATGATGTGCTGGGGGTGTCGGGTGGTTATATAAATCAACCACTTACCTGAAAATAATTGCCTCAAGATACCCCAAGAACACTAGCGTAAACAGTCCAAATGGATACAATAATGGATCCAAAAACTGGAGTTCCCACTCCATGTTCCGATTTTTGGATCCATTTTGAGATTTACGTGAATGGCAAAGTTAAATACCAAACAACTCCATGCGATCTGGAAACAAGGCGAAGAAGGCCGAACCTTTCTTGGGAACGGTTTAATTTTTCGCGTAAGTGGTTCAGGTACCGCAACTTTTGAAGTTCGTTACAGCATTTATGGTCGGCGACGAATTATGGGTTTGCTCCCTGCATTCCCAGTCTTATCGCTCGCTGAAGCAGAGCACCAAGCCTCGCAAATTCGTTACCAAGCCAAGCAGGGTTTGGATCCACAAGAGACAAAAAAGCAGATAAAACAGAAGCCGTTTAAGCTTTTTAGGGATCTTGCGAAGCACTGGTTAGACGATATTGATGACCGAATAAAAACCGGACACATCTACCGACGCGTGTACAACAACGATATTGACCCGCAGTTGGGCGGTCTACCACCGGACAA
This genomic interval from Idiomarinaceae bacterium HL-53 contains the following:
- a CDS encoding orotate phosphoribosyltransferase, which gives rise to MKAYQREFIEFALGKEVLKFGDFTLKSGRKSPYFFNAGLFNTGADLAKLGRYYAAALVDAGIEFDVLFGPAYKGIPIATTTAVSLFEHHGKDVPYCFNRKEKKDHGEGGNLVGADLKGRIMLVDDVITAGTAIRESMDIVQANGASLAGVLIALDRQEKGKGELSAIQEVERDYKAKVIAIVTLNDLIAYLSEQPNQEEMLEKVRAYREQYGVE
- a CDS encoding ribonuclease PH, translated to MRPSGRTSNQIRPITISRNYTRHAEGSVLIEFGDTKVLCNASVQEGVPRFLKGKGQGWITAEYGMLPRATHTRSDREAARGKQGGRTMEIQRLIARSLRAAIDLNALGENTITVDCDVIQADGGTRTASITGACVALVDAINFMRKKGLVKVNPLKCMVAAISVGMYKGQPVADLDYPEDSEAETDMNVVMTDTGKVIEIQGTAEGEPFSFEEMNAMVELAKHAIRELNDIQKEALNA
- a CDS encoding TIGR00255 family protein; translated protein: MICSMTAYAREEIKGDWGTAVWELRSVNQRFLEPYFRLPEQFRALEIPLRDRLRKQLQRGKVECNLRFTPGAGKDTALKVNEDMALAVLRSAEWIQSKGATASVDPLDVLRWPGVLSGEETDMDSVQAELLQGFEKTLRSFIEHRAREGASMRSLIEERLHDIRNNVAKVREHMPTILQWQRERIQNRFEEAKVELDAERVEQEMVLLAQKVDVAEELDRLDSHIKETLSTLNKGGACGRRLDFMMQEFNREANTLGSKSIHTDITAAAVEMKVLIEQMREQIQNIE